The genomic stretch ATTTACCACCAAATATAACTGATTTCCTTTGTGTTAGAGCTACAGGGTCGATTTTTGGAAAATGCCAAAAGAAAAAACTAACCGCTGGCCAAGGCCTTTTTTAAGGCGAGAATGGCCCCAAGGTGGAGCCCTTCGTGGAAAACATTAAAGGAAAGGGCATCCTCAGGAGTACTTAGACCAATTTTTGGCGTGGTCATATATTCCTGAAAATTTTTGAACTTGCCCTGTTCATAGTCGTGTTGAATTTGTTCGACCGTACTAAAAAGGTAGGTCTTTATTTTCTCCAACTCTTCATTTGATGGTTCGCCTTGTGGAAAGGTTCCTTTTTTGTATTTGTTGACCAACTCCTCCTCAATGGTAAAGTCCAGGCCGCTCAATTTGTACATCAACAATTGGGGCGTTACCACCACATGGGCAATGTTCCACCAAATATTATTGTTGAAACCCGCCGGGATCCTGAACAAATCTTCCTTTGGGATGTCCTGCAAAAAGCTTTGAAATATCTTCCTGTTCTTAAGAATAATGTCAAATGTCTTTTCCATAAGTATTGGCAGTTTTGTTCCAATATTCGTTCATAACAAAACTAATCCTAAAATCCGAAACCGTTTTACATACCGGGCATTTAAAAAACAACAACACCCGCAAAAGCTGTTGAATTTACATGTTGGTAATGTATTTTGATGGATTTTTAACGTCCTTTGTCCATCCAACACCACAGTAATGAAAAAAATATACCATTTGGGCAGTTGCTCTACCTGTAAACGCATTTTAAAAGAATTGGAACCTTTGGATGGAGTAGAGCTGCAAGAAATCAAGTCCGAGTCCATTACCCCCGAACAATTGGAGCAAATGGAGGCATTGAGCGGAAGCTACGAATCCCTTTTTAGCAGAAGGGCCATGCTTTTTAGGCAAAGGGGACTGCACGAAAAGGAGCTTTCCGAAAAGGATTATAAGGATTTGATCTTGGAACATTACACCTTCCTAAAAAGACCTGTAATTATAGTGGACGACCAGATTTTTGTGGGCAACTCAAAAAAAACGGTCGAAGCCGCCAAGGAAGCCTTGCATTAATGAACAAAAGGACCTTGGCCATTTTGGCCGCCATTGGCGCCACCGTAATCTATGGTGTAAACCACACTGTGGCCAAAGGCGTAATGCCCATACATGTTAAACCCTTTGGGTTTATCTTTTTAAGGGTCGGGGGTGCCGCCATTCTCTTCTGGCTGATTTCCTTTTTTGGGCCAAAACAAAAAATTGATAAGAAGGATTGGGGACGTTTGTTGGTATGCGCCCTTTTGGGCATGTCCATAAATATGCTCTCCTTTTTTAAGGGACTACAACTGTCCACGCCCATTAACAGTGCGGTTTTGGTGACCATGGTGCCCATTATTACCGTTATGGTCTCAGCACTGTTTTTGAAGGAGAAAATTACATTGAACAAGGGGTTCGGTATATTTCTGGGTTTTGTAGGAGCAGTTGGGCTCATTCTTTTTGGAGCGGAAACCCAAAAAAATGCACCGAATATACCTTTGGGAAATTTTTTGTTCATCATAAACGCTCTTTCCTACGGTTCCTACCTCGTTGTGGTAAAAAAACTGATAGAGAAATACCATCCCTTCACATTAATGAAGTGGCTTTTCACCATCGCCATACTTGTTAACCTTCCCATTACCCTTCCACAGGTTATGGAAACAGAGTTTTCCAGCATACCGCTATGGGCATACGGTTCCATCGCATTTGTGGTGATTGGCACTACTTTTTTGACTTATCTCTTCAATATTTTTGCACTTACCCAACTCAAGGCCTCATCGGTAGGCGCATTTGTTTATATGCAGCCGTTGGTAGGTATTCTTTTTGCCCTGTTTTCTGGCAAGGACAACCTAACCTTGGTGAAGATCACAGCCATGTGTTTTGTTTTGGTCGGCGTATATCTGGCCAGCAAAAAGCCGAAAAAAAAATAGTCCGCCAATTGGTATGGGGCATTCGTCAACTCAACCGGTGCATCCATCAATTTAAGGGGTTTGGTACGATACCGACCTAGTATCTTTATCGGGTTATCTTCTTTAAAGCTACATTATGATTTTAATCGGTATTCTTATTGGACTGTTCATTTTTGCATTGTATCTGGCTATTTTTGCTGTCCTTGAAAAGGCATATAAAATAAATCCCCTATTACATTTGGGCGGCTTGTACTTATTGATCGAGGTTTTTGACAAAGCAATTCTTAAAGTCATCCCCGAAAGCTATAAAATCAAGCAAATTGACACCCCTTTTCAGCTTGATGGCCCTATTGGGTCTCTTTTTAAATTGGACCAGCCCAAAATGACTGTGCATGATATTGCAATGTCAGTTTTTCTGACCTGCTTCATCCTCCTCTTTATTTATAATATCGGAGTAAAACCATACATCAAAAAGAAGAACCTTCAAAAGAAACCAAATCAAACGCGAAACGACTTTCCCTACTAAAATTATCTTCTTTGAAAACAATCGATTACACTATGTACCACGAACAGCTGGTTCGCCTTAAAGAAAAACTACAACA from Flagellimonas oceani encodes the following:
- a CDS encoding DMT family transporter encodes the protein MNKRTLAILAAIGATVIYGVNHTVAKGVMPIHVKPFGFIFLRVGGAAILFWLISFFGPKQKIDKKDWGRLLVCALLGMSINMLSFFKGLQLSTPINSAVLVTMVPIITVMVSALFLKEKITLNKGFGIFLGFVGAVGLILFGAETQKNAPNIPLGNFLFIINALSYGSYLVVVKKLIEKYHPFTLMKWLFTIAILVNLPITLPQVMETEFSSIPLWAYGSIAFVVIGTTFLTYLFNIFALTQLKASSVGAFVYMQPLVGILFALFSGKDNLTLVKITAMCFVLVGVYLASKKPKKK
- a CDS encoding arsenate reductase family protein; translated protein: MKKIYHLGSCSTCKRILKELEPLDGVELQEIKSESITPEQLEQMEALSGSYESLFSRRAMLFRQRGLHEKELSEKDYKDLILEHYTFLKRPVIIVDDQIFVGNSKKTVEAAKEALH
- a CDS encoding DinB family protein, translated to MEKTFDIILKNRKIFQSFLQDIPKEDLFRIPAGFNNNIWWNIAHVVVTPQLLMYKLSGLDFTIEEELVNKYKKGTFPQGEPSNEELEKIKTYLFSTVEQIQHDYEQGKFKNFQEYMTTPKIGLSTPEDALSFNVFHEGLHLGAILALKKALASG